One segment of Dyella jiangningensis DNA contains the following:
- a CDS encoding low temperature requirement protein A, translating into MPELPHAEGANAPSLLRARHAGAHGKVTNIELFFDLVFVYAVTQLSHTLLHDLTLAGALHVLLLFLAVWWVWIFTGWITNWLDPERLAVRLLLLVLMFAGLLLSTALPQAFEGRGIVFACAYTFMQVGRSLFMVWALRHSPPAAQRNFHRITSWLVVSGVLWIAGGFASGDARFACWLVALGIEYLGPALYFYVPGLGRSSTLEWDVEGGHLAERCSLFVIIALGESVVVTGSSFAESPRAAYDWLAFSIAFVGCVAMWWIYFDLAVERGSRSIRESADPGRTARLGYTYLHLLIVAGIVVSAVGDELSLSHPHAMASAAQAAVLLGGPALYLLGNALFKQAVNHTNLPFSHLVGLVLLLLLCWPATMLSVLALAGATTLVLVIVAAWETLSLRVLRRELYGSEPHL; encoded by the coding sequence ATGCCAGAACTACCCCATGCCGAAGGAGCGAACGCGCCCAGCCTGTTGCGTGCGCGTCACGCGGGCGCGCATGGCAAGGTCACCAACATCGAGCTGTTCTTCGATCTGGTCTTCGTCTATGCGGTGACCCAGCTCTCGCATACCTTGCTGCACGACCTGACGCTGGCCGGCGCGTTGCACGTGCTGCTGCTGTTCCTCGCGGTGTGGTGGGTATGGATCTTCACCGGCTGGATCACCAACTGGCTGGATCCCGAGCGGCTCGCCGTGCGCCTGCTGCTGCTCGTGCTGATGTTCGCGGGTTTGCTGTTGTCCACCGCGCTGCCGCAGGCGTTCGAAGGGCGCGGCATCGTGTTCGCCTGCGCATACACCTTCATGCAGGTGGGGCGTTCGTTGTTCATGGTGTGGGCGCTGCGTCATTCGCCGCCCGCGGCGCAACGCAATTTCCATCGCATCACCAGCTGGCTGGTGGTGTCGGGCGTGCTGTGGATCGCGGGAGGATTCGCTTCCGGTGACGCCCGCTTCGCGTGCTGGCTGGTGGCGCTTGGCATCGAATACCTGGGCCCGGCGCTGTACTTCTACGTGCCCGGCCTTGGCCGCTCCAGCACGTTGGAGTGGGACGTGGAAGGCGGGCATCTCGCCGAACGCTGCAGCCTGTTCGTGATCATCGCGCTGGGCGAGTCGGTGGTGGTAACCGGCAGCAGCTTTGCCGAGAGCCCGCGAGCAGCGTACGACTGGCTGGCCTTCAGCATCGCATTCGTCGGCTGCGTGGCGATGTGGTGGATCTATTTCGACCTGGCCGTGGAACGGGGCAGCCGTTCCATTCGCGAATCCGCCGATCCCGGCCGCACGGCGCGGCTGGGCTATACCTATCTGCACCTGCTGATCGTGGCGGGCATCGTGGTCAGTGCCGTGGGCGACGAACTGAGCCTCAGCCATCCGCACGCCATGGCGAGCGCGGCGCAGGCTGCCGTACTGCTGGGCGGGCCGGCGCTCTACCTGCTGGGCAATGCGTTGTTCAAGCAGGCCGTGAACCATACCAACCTGCCGTTCTCGCACCTGGTCGGGCTGGTCCTGCTGTTGCTGCTGTGCTGGCCGGCCACGATGCTGTCGGTGCTGGCGCTGGCTGGCGCGACCACGCTGGTGCTCGTGATCGTGGCCGCGTGGGAGACGCTATCGCTGCGGGTGCTGCGTCGCGAGCTGTATGGAAGCGAGCCGCATTTGTAG
- a CDS encoding DUF2845 domain-containing protein, translating to MRGYIGWICLAVAFTAQAGSGTLRVGSQVLVVGDSATRAVELLGKPSYKSHGKSSTGPRTAKGRKARGRSAGDAGGEQWQYRQGNRIVTIVVVDGRISAIRDGGR from the coding sequence ATGCGCGGATACATCGGATGGATATGCCTGGCGGTGGCGTTCACCGCACAGGCGGGCAGCGGGACCTTGCGGGTGGGCAGCCAGGTGCTGGTGGTGGGCGACAGTGCGACCCGGGCAGTCGAATTGCTGGGCAAGCCTTCCTACAAGTCGCACGGCAAGTCATCAACGGGCCCTCGCACCGCCAAGGGCCGCAAGGCGCGCGGCCGGAGTGCCGGCGACGCCGGCGGCGAGCAATGGCAGTACCGCCAGGGCAACCGCATCGTCACCATCGTGGTCGTGGACGGCAGGATCAGCGCCATTCGCGATGGCGGCCGCTAG
- a CDS encoding DUF2845 domain-containing protein translates to MRRSLLVTLLLSLSLAAHASSTYRIGSEVLTVGDSAVRAMQLLGKPDFKEPVESEYGGHQGERWQYQRDGGHIVTVTVISGKVSDIDDRTR, encoded by the coding sequence ATGCGCCGCAGTCTCTTGGTCACCTTGCTGTTGTCATTGAGCCTGGCGGCCCACGCCAGCAGCACCTATCGCATCGGCAGCGAGGTGCTCACCGTCGGCGACAGCGCCGTGCGCGCCATGCAGTTGCTGGGCAAGCCGGATTTCAAGGAGCCGGTGGAATCGGAGTACGGCGGGCACCAGGGCGAGCGTTGGCAGTACCAGCGCGACGGCGGCCACATCGTGACCGTCACCGTCATCAGCGGCAAAGTGTCCGATATCGACGATCGCACGCGCTGA
- a CDS encoding DUF924 family protein — protein sequence MPTPEDVLQFWFDPAAGVHWFDRDDAFDAQVRERFGAVLAAATRGELDGWSATPDGWLALLIVLDQFSRNIYRDDARAWAHDAKAQALAVEGIARADDQRIAPLRRLFAYLPLEHAEDLSLQRHCVQLFERLVGQLPAGQRAQFENFLDYARRHHDVIERFGRFPHRNAVLGRSSTEAEQAYLARPGSGF from the coding sequence ATGCCAACGCCGGAAGACGTGCTGCAGTTCTGGTTCGATCCCGCTGCCGGAGTGCACTGGTTCGACCGCGACGATGCGTTCGACGCGCAGGTGCGCGAGCGTTTCGGTGCCGTGCTGGCGGCGGCGACACGCGGGGAACTGGATGGCTGGTCGGCCACGCCGGACGGCTGGTTGGCCTTGCTGATCGTGCTGGACCAGTTCAGCCGCAACATCTACCGCGACGACGCGCGGGCCTGGGCCCACGACGCGAAGGCGCAGGCGCTTGCAGTGGAAGGCATTGCCCGGGCGGATGACCAGCGGATCGCGCCGCTGCGTCGGCTGTTCGCCTATCTTCCCCTGGAACACGCGGAAGACCTCTCGCTGCAACGCCATTGCGTGCAGCTGTTCGAACGCCTGGTCGGGCAGCTTCCCGCAGGGCAGCGTGCGCAGTTCGAGAATTTCCTTGATTATGCGCGCCGCCACCACGATGTGATTGAGCGCTTCGGCCGCTTTCCCCATCGCAATGCCGTGCTTGGCCGATCCAGCACCGAAGCCGAGCAGGCCTATCTGGCTCGCCCGGGATCGGGTTTCTAG
- a CDS encoding DUF2383 domain-containing protein yields MSHARVPRYNSLIRRGIDDRDLYRRALAQVREPGLQALLAENLHTLDLLIDDLQVQAHASGMTPARHGTLAGSIRSALAEWTAGLSSNRDSAWVRSLARNECALLHRFEKQMAHASRESAHALGVQLSRLHGIHHDMHCLAGTHHA; encoded by the coding sequence GTGTCGCACGCTCGAGTACCGCGCTACAACAGCTTGATCCGTCGTGGCATCGACGACCGGGATCTGTACCGCCGCGCGCTCGCGCAAGTGCGCGAACCCGGCCTGCAGGCCTTGCTGGCGGAGAACCTGCATACGCTTGATCTGCTGATCGACGACCTGCAGGTCCAGGCCCACGCCAGCGGAATGACGCCGGCGCGGCATGGCACGCTGGCCGGGTCGATCCGCAGCGCGCTCGCCGAATGGACGGCCGGCTTGTCATCCAATCGTGACTCGGCGTGGGTTCGTTCGCTGGCGCGCAACGAGTGCGCACTGCTGCACCGCTTCGAGAAGCAGATGGCGCATGCCTCGCGTGAATCGGCGCACGCGCTTGGCGTGCAGCTGTCGCGCCTGCACGGCATCCATCACGACATGCATTGCCTGGCCGGCACCCATCACGCCTGA
- a CDS encoding DUF2884 family protein — translation MYRRLFLALTVSFAGVAAHAQDLATTCHATSSYDLTVAPDHLLFDRPQPAPHQVELHDGRLRTDGATVSLRPDEQDRLALFERELRALVPRVKGVAAKGVDLLVSGMHDEGARLSLSPDTRAELDRRVAARAAELKQRLAASNSTHDWQGNLADTYANQVAADLMPLIANDLGQQAMNAAMTGDLQAAANLRDTAADLATQLRPRLEQRMQALAPQIQALCPSIQRLAELQQDIRGSGGQPLNLLQVGQ, via the coding sequence ATGTACCGCCGCCTGTTTCTCGCTCTGACCGTCTCCTTCGCCGGCGTCGCCGCCCATGCGCAGGACCTGGCCACCACCTGTCATGCCACCAGCAGTTATGACCTGACGGTGGCGCCGGACCATCTGTTGTTCGATCGACCGCAGCCGGCTCCGCACCAGGTGGAGCTGCATGATGGCCGCCTGCGCACGGACGGCGCCACGGTGTCCCTGCGCCCGGACGAACAGGATCGGCTCGCGCTGTTCGAACGCGAACTGCGTGCCCTCGTCCCTCGCGTGAAGGGCGTGGCGGCGAAGGGTGTGGATCTGCTGGTGTCGGGCATGCACGACGAGGGTGCGCGCCTGTCGTTGAGCCCCGATACGCGCGCGGAGCTGGATCGTCGGGTGGCCGCGCGGGCGGCGGAGCTCAAGCAACGCCTGGCCGCGAGCAACAGCACGCACGACTGGCAGGGCAACCTGGCCGACACCTACGCGAACCAGGTCGCGGCCGACCTGATGCCCCTGATTGCCAACGATCTGGGGCAGCAGGCGATGAACGCGGCGATGACGGGCGATCTGCAGGCCGCCGCGAATCTGCGTGATACCGCCGCCGACCTCGCCACCCAGCTGCGTCCACGCCTCGAGCAGCGCATGCAGGCCCTGGCGCCGCAGATCCAGGCCCTTTGTCCCTCGATACAGCGGCTCGCGGAGTTGCAGCAGGATATCCGTGGTAGCGGCGGGCAGCCGCTCAACCTGTTGCAGGTCGGGCAGTAG
- a CDS encoding peroxiredoxin: MRRLSLLLLLVLLLGLVVPVQADEASALPSAGQPAPAFRLQDQNGKWHTPADHQGHWVVLYFYPKDFTPGCTTEVCTFRDDIAKLRKAGAEVLGVSLDDVKSHAEFAAKYHVPFPLLSDADGSTAQAYGVLASKVGFKYARRTTFLIDPQGKVAKVYQDVDPEKNSAQVLADLTSLKASS, encoded by the coding sequence ATGCGACGTCTTTCGCTGCTGTTGCTGTTGGTCCTGCTGCTGGGCCTGGTGGTCCCCGTGCAGGCCGACGAGGCGTCCGCCCTGCCGAGTGCAGGCCAGCCGGCACCGGCATTTCGCCTGCAGGACCAGAACGGCAAATGGCATACGCCGGCTGATCACCAGGGCCACTGGGTCGTGCTGTACTTCTACCCGAAGGACTTCACGCCCGGCTGCACCACCGAGGTATGCACCTTCCGCGACGACATCGCGAAGCTGCGCAAGGCCGGCGCGGAGGTGCTTGGCGTAAGCCTGGACGACGTGAAGTCGCATGCGGAATTCGCCGCCAAGTACCACGTGCCGTTCCCGCTGCTTTCCGATGCCGACGGCAGCACGGCGCAGGCCTATGGCGTGCTCGCGTCCAAGGTCGGCTTCAAGTACGCGCGCCGCACCACCTTCCTGATCGATCCGCAAGGCAAGGTCGCCAAGGTCTACCAGGACGTGGACCCGGAGAAGAACTCCGCGCAGGTGCTGGCCGATCTCACTTCGTTGAAGGCCTCTTCCTGA
- a CDS encoding glycine zipper 2TM domain-containing protein — protein MKTRVSILFIVAWAWAGSGPALAQSSTSPPPKKTHTVCEDVVVQDQPKDKHQIAGMAIGGVAGGLLGNQVGGGKGKTIATVAGAAGGAYAGKKVQENQQSKNTHVERRCREVPN, from the coding sequence ATGAAAACCAGGGTCTCCATTCTTTTCATTGTCGCGTGGGCATGGGCCGGCAGCGGACCGGCCCTCGCGCAGTCGTCCACCTCGCCTCCGCCGAAGAAGACGCACACCGTATGCGAGGACGTCGTCGTGCAGGACCAGCCCAAGGACAAGCATCAGATCGCCGGCATGGCGATCGGCGGCGTGGCCGGCGGACTGCTCGGCAACCAGGTCGGTGGCGGCAAGGGAAAAACGATCGCGACGGTAGCGGGCGCCGCCGGCGGCGCGTACGCTGGCAAGAAAGTGCAGGAGAACCAGCAGTCGAAGAACACCCACGTCGAGCGTCGCTGCCGTGAGGTTCCCAACTGA
- a CDS encoding universal stress protein, which yields MLKYSLVGYDGSASSQRAVRFAAELARASGGRVRVVSVLQMTEGSADTCALMMTDPGTGKCSRLLAEVKELVPDSASLIDAEVVRGSPGDVLLEQVSRHSIDHIVIGHTERGALARWLLGSVSGDVLQRSHVPVTVVR from the coding sequence ATGCTGAAGTATTCGCTGGTCGGCTATGACGGTTCCGCCTCGTCGCAGCGCGCCGTCCGCTTCGCCGCCGAACTGGCCCGCGCCAGCGGTGGACGGGTCCGCGTGGTTTCCGTGCTGCAGATGACCGAAGGCAGCGCCGACACGTGCGCATTGATGATGACCGATCCAGGCACCGGCAAATGCTCGCGACTGCTTGCCGAGGTGAAAGAGCTGGTGCCCGACTCGGCGTCCCTCATCGATGCCGAGGTCGTGCGCGGAAGCCCCGGCGATGTGCTGCTGGAGCAGGTGAGCCGCCACAGCATCGACCACATCGTGATCGGCCATACCGAGCGCGGCGCGCTCGCCCGCTGGCTCCTGGGCTCGGTATCCGGCGACGTGCTGCAGCGGTCCCACGTGCCGGTCACCGTGGTGCGCTGA
- a CDS encoding ferritin-like domain-containing protein translates to MSYTTSLPWTLESLDFSRIEIQRIRQNEDLFFLLCSASFVESGSDLYTHNLVDHFAGDEELQTWLSQHWEHEELQHGRALAAYVKAVWPEFDWERGFASFWNEYGAMCTNEQLESSRGLELAARCVVETGTASLYRALNDITDEPVLKQLTNHIKSDEVRHFKHFYQHYRLYREREGFGRYKVFRAILRRVNEIKSEDSDVALRHVFNQCYPQHKDNEAEFRRVTGRAQALLRRNIPAEMTVKMLLKPLDLPPRLQSAMERPLAKIAEKLFLH, encoded by the coding sequence GTGAGCTACACCACTTCGTTGCCCTGGACCTTGGAAAGCCTGGACTTCAGCCGTATCGAGATCCAGCGCATACGCCAGAACGAGGACCTGTTCTTCCTGCTGTGCAGCGCCTCCTTCGTGGAAAGCGGCTCGGACCTGTACACGCACAACCTGGTCGACCACTTCGCCGGCGACGAAGAGCTGCAGACCTGGCTGAGCCAGCACTGGGAACACGAGGAACTGCAGCACGGCCGCGCGCTCGCCGCCTACGTGAAAGCCGTATGGCCGGAATTCGACTGGGAGCGCGGCTTCGCCTCGTTCTGGAACGAGTACGGCGCGATGTGCACCAACGAACAGCTCGAAAGCAGCCGCGGCCTGGAACTTGCCGCCCGTTGCGTGGTGGAAACCGGCACCGCCAGCCTGTACCGCGCGCTCAACGACATCACCGACGAACCGGTGCTCAAGCAGCTCACCAACCACATCAAGAGCGATGAGGTGCGGCACTTCAAGCACTTCTACCAGCACTACCGTCTCTATCGCGAACGCGAGGGCTTCGGTCGTTACAAGGTGTTCCGCGCCATCCTGCGTCGCGTCAACGAGATCAAGAGCGAGGACAGCGACGTCGCGCTGCGCCACGTGTTCAACCAGTGCTATCCCCAGCACAAGGACAACGAGGCGGAGTTCCGCCGCGTGACCGGGCGGGCGCAGGCGTTGTTGCGGCGGAATATACCGGCCGAAATGACGGTGAAGATGCTGCTGAAGCCGCTGGATCTGCCGCCGCGACTGCAGAGCGCGATGGAGCGGCCGCTGGCGAAAATCGCGGAGAAGCTGTTCTTGCATTGA